In Magnetococcales bacterium, the genomic stretch CATGAGCATTCCGAACCGGATTGCAACGCCGCCGGGGACCAAAAGATGGTGAATGCCAACACGCCCTAGTGGAAGGGGCTGCCCTCGGCGGGTGGGAACCGACTGATTTCCCAATATTCAACCGCCTGGTTGAATAATATTCAAACAGACAGCAGGACTGAATGTCAACCATTTCGTTCAAGCAGGAGCTATTTGATCATCTGGCCCGCATCGGCAAGGCGGTTGGCCAGGGACATCGTCTGGCCATGCTGGAATTTCTCGCCCAGGGGGAGCGGACGGTCGATGCCCTGGCGCAACTGACCGGCCTGTCGGTAGCCAATACTTCGAAACATTTGCAGCAGTTGCGTCACGCCGGACTGGTGGAGACGCGCAAAGAGGGGCTTTTCGTCCACTATCGCCTCTCCGATGTGGAAGTGGTCACGCTGCTGGGGGTCATTCGCCGCCTGGCGGAACGCCATCTGGGAGAGGTGGAGGAGCTGGTGCGCACCTATCTGCTCTCCAGGGACGGTCTGGAGCCTCTGCCTCGGGAAGAGCTGCTGGAACGCATGCGGGAAGGCACGGTGACGGTGTTGGACGTGCGTCCCCCCGAGGAGTATCGCGCGGGACATCTGCCCAAATCGATCAACATTCCCTTGAAGGAGCTGGAGCGACGCCTGCACGAACTGCCGCCGGACCGGGAGGTGGTGGCCTACTGCCGGGGGGCCTATTGTGTACTCTCCTTCGAGGCGGTCGCCCGCTTGCGGGAGAAGGGCTTCCGGGCCCAACGCCTGGAAGAGGGCTATCCGGAGTGGCGGCAGTCCCACCTGCCGGTGGAAGACGGCGAGTGAAAACCGGGGAAGAGCTTTCACCCCCCGGATCTCCCGCCCCCTCTCGTTTTCCCTGTGTTCCGTCGCCATTCTCGGGCAGAATGGCGTTTTTTTGATTGGGGGAGAAAAGATACACTTGAGGATATATACGTTTATGTATATATTTATCCCCACCTTCATCGTGTGGAAAATCGCACATTCACCAGACTGAAATGGACACGGCCATGCGCAAATGCACCCTTGGAGACGTTGATCTCGTTGGCAAGCGGGTTTTCATCCGGGTTGATTTCAATGTTCCCCTGGACAAGTCCGGCGGGGTGCGGGACGACACCCGCATCCGCGAGTCCCTGCCCACCATCCGTCACGCCCTGTCGAAGGGGGCGCGGGTGATTCTGGCCTCGCACCTGGG encodes the following:
- a CDS encoding metalloregulator ArsR/SmtB family transcription factor, yielding MSTISFKQELFDHLARIGKAVGQGHRLAMLEFLAQGERTVDALAQLTGLSVANTSKHLQQLRHAGLVETRKEGLFVHYRLSDVEVVTLLGVIRRLAERHLGEVEELVRTYLLSRDGLEPLPREELLERMREGTVTVLDVRPPEEYRAGHLPKSINIPLKELERRLHELPPDREVVAYCRGAYCVLSFEAVARLREKGFRAQRLEEGYPEWRQSHLPVEDGE